The Methanocella sp. DNA window ATATCGATGATGCCGCTGGCCTGGAGCGCGTCGATCACGTATTCGAGGATGGGCTTGTCGCCGACCGGTATCATGACCTTGGGCCGCGTTACTGTGAACGGCTTGAGCCGGCTGCCCTCGCCTGCCGCTAGAATGACCGCTTTCATGTTATTGTATCCTAAATGGGTATAGCAGATTTATCCCTATTATTAAAAGCAATTAGAAAGTCGGGGTATTTGTATTTATTCGTTGAGCCCCCTTAAATGATAATATTGAGGTAAATAAATCGTCTTTTTGTTGATTATGCACCGAATTTATCCACATTTTTTTACCGGCCCTTAACCAAAAGCATTATATGATACGAGAGCCGTAGATGGTGCGTCATAAATTAAGTTTTACGAGGTAATATTCATGGCGAGATTTCCAGAAGCCGAGGCAAGGAAGCTAAATGTGCAAATCTGCAGGAAGTGTAATGCGCGGAACGCTATTCGCGCGACTCGCTGCAGGAAGTGCGGCTATACCGGCCTGCGGCCTAAGAAGAAAGAGCTGAAGGCGTAAGGCTTTTCCGCTCTTATCTTTTTTTATTTGTCCGGGATACATTTTTCGATTTGCTTTTTCTCCTATGCCGTCTTTGCGTGTCCTTAACCGCAGGG harbors:
- a CDS encoding 50S ribosomal protein L40e, encoding MARFPEAEARKLNVQICRKCNARNAIRATRCRKCGYTGLRPKKKELKA